The following are encoded in a window of Doryrhamphus excisus isolate RoL2022-K1 chromosome 16, RoL_Dexc_1.0, whole genome shotgun sequence genomic DNA:
- the nfkbiz gene encoding NF-kappa-B inhibitor zeta isoform X1 has product MIARELLMSHKLCQKRKHGNTSQLEDWGTFTPNASPYASHMAPLTLFHWQIQQEAQRFEGVSPEMLIKQDVDGDTCLHIAVAQGRRALAYVLAAKMAGWGALEVKEHNGQTALQVAAAANQHLIVQDLLMHGAHINTRDAWGRSPLHVCAEKGFYQSLQSIWKTRSGYGQPIDTEIFNYDGLTALHVAILSHNAVESEWRALGPTRAHMHGDLLQRKHAYAQCVETLLNMDASCGTKDLKSGRTCLHMAAQEANVHLLNILLNQPSAMSSVNHKTFSGNTALHVVSSLQNHPTQLEAAALLMTAGANPGVRNMDNELACQLAPEGAAGEKVRQLVGGQHTAY; this is encoded by the exons GCATGGGAACACATCCCAGCTGGAGGACTGGGGAACGTTCACCCCTAACGCGAGTCCTTATGCGTCCCATATGGCTCCATTGACTTTGTTTCACTGGCAAATCCAGCAGGAAGCGCAAAGGTTTGAAGGTGTCTCTCCTGAGATGCTGATCAAGCAGGACGTAGATGGCGACAC ATGTCTTCACATCGCTGTAGCTCAAGGTAGGAGAGCTCTGGCCTACGTTCTGGCTGCAAAGATGGCAGGCTGGGGTGCTTTGGAGGTGAAGGAGCACAACGGACAG ACGGCTCTTCAGGTAGCAGCGGCTGCCAATCAGCACCTGATTGTCCAAGACCTGCTGATGCACGGTGCGCACATCAACACCAGAGACGCATGGGGCCGCTCACCTTTACACGTGTGTGCTGAGAAAGGATTCTACCAAAGTCTTCAG AGCATCTGGAAGACTCGGTCAGGCTATGGACAGCCGATAGATACAGAAATCTTCAACTATGACG GCCTAACTGCCCTCCATGTTGCCATCCTGTCCCACAACGCTGTTGAGAGCGAGTGGCGGGCTCTCGGTCCcacacgtgcacacatgcacggggaccTGCTGCAAAGGAAACACGCCTATGCTCAATGTGTGGAGACCCTCTTGAACATGGACGCCTCCTGTGGGACAAAG GATCTAAAAAGTGGACGGACGTGTTTGCACATGGCCGCCCAAGAAGCCAACGTCCATCTGCTGAATATCCTCCTCAATCAGCCGTCTGCAATGAGCAGCGTCAACCATAAG acgTTCAGCGGGAACACGGCCCTGCACGTCGTCAGCTCCTTGCAAAACCACCCAACTCAGCTGGAGGCCGCGGCCTTACTAATGACAGCAGGAGCCAACCCCGGGGTGAGAAACATGGACAATGAGCTGGCCTGTCAGTTGGCGCCCGAGGGAGCCGCTGGGGAGAAG GTGCGTCAGCTGGTGGGAGGCCAGCATACTGCATACTGA
- the nfkbiz gene encoding NF-kappa-B inhibitor zeta isoform X2 translates to MFLLQKRKHGNTSQLEDWGTFTPNASPYASHMAPLTLFHWQIQQEAQRFEGVSPEMLIKQDVDGDTCLHIAVAQGRRALAYVLAAKMAGWGALEVKEHNGQTALQVAAAANQHLIVQDLLMHGAHINTRDAWGRSPLHVCAEKGFYQSLQSIWKTRSGYGQPIDTEIFNYDGLTALHVAILSHNAVESEWRALGPTRAHMHGDLLQRKHAYAQCVETLLNMDASCGTKDLKSGRTCLHMAAQEANVHLLNILLNQPSAMSSVNHKTFSGNTALHVVSSLQNHPTQLEAAALLMTAGANPGVRNMDNELACQLAPEGAAGEKVRQLVGGQHTAY, encoded by the exons GCATGGGAACACATCCCAGCTGGAGGACTGGGGAACGTTCACCCCTAACGCGAGTCCTTATGCGTCCCATATGGCTCCATTGACTTTGTTTCACTGGCAAATCCAGCAGGAAGCGCAAAGGTTTGAAGGTGTCTCTCCTGAGATGCTGATCAAGCAGGACGTAGATGGCGACAC ATGTCTTCACATCGCTGTAGCTCAAGGTAGGAGAGCTCTGGCCTACGTTCTGGCTGCAAAGATGGCAGGCTGGGGTGCTTTGGAGGTGAAGGAGCACAACGGACAG ACGGCTCTTCAGGTAGCAGCGGCTGCCAATCAGCACCTGATTGTCCAAGACCTGCTGATGCACGGTGCGCACATCAACACCAGAGACGCATGGGGCCGCTCACCTTTACACGTGTGTGCTGAGAAAGGATTCTACCAAAGTCTTCAG AGCATCTGGAAGACTCGGTCAGGCTATGGACAGCCGATAGATACAGAAATCTTCAACTATGACG GCCTAACTGCCCTCCATGTTGCCATCCTGTCCCACAACGCTGTTGAGAGCGAGTGGCGGGCTCTCGGTCCcacacgtgcacacatgcacggggaccTGCTGCAAAGGAAACACGCCTATGCTCAATGTGTGGAGACCCTCTTGAACATGGACGCCTCCTGTGGGACAAAG GATCTAAAAAGTGGACGGACGTGTTTGCACATGGCCGCCCAAGAAGCCAACGTCCATCTGCTGAATATCCTCCTCAATCAGCCGTCTGCAATGAGCAGCGTCAACCATAAG acgTTCAGCGGGAACACGGCCCTGCACGTCGTCAGCTCCTTGCAAAACCACCCAACTCAGCTGGAGGCCGCGGCCTTACTAATGACAGCAGGAGCCAACCCCGGGGTGAGAAACATGGACAATGAGCTGGCCTGTCAGTTGGCGCCCGAGGGAGCCGCTGGGGAGAAG GTGCGTCAGCTGGTGGGAGGCCAGCATACTGCATACTGA